From a region of the Octopus sinensis linkage group LG18, ASM634580v1, whole genome shotgun sequence genome:
- the LOC115221348 gene encoding uncharacterized protein LOC115221348 isoform X7 translates to MEIAQVGKIIWQRFSVSSFITFGLFLVLTITILHFDARTRKIEEKSTANRFLSKKSLDDKAVHTPRPGPGSLYTRWGRTKCPRNSSLVYDGVVGGTAWNETGGGSNLLCLPNDPILANYTGPVKNGGHMYGSEYQTSNSYAKKHFSLANAESLFNHNVLCAVCLTRQPAVVMMLPARTKCYAGWTAEYSGYLMTEGYSHKGRHEYVCVDYAPEADPAGYRNENGALLYLVEGICGSLPCPPYVYGRALTCVVCSKY, encoded by the exons ATGGAAATCGCTCAGGTGGGGAAGATCATTTGGCAGcggttttctgtttcttctttcatCACTTTTGGACTGTTTCTCGTGTTGACCATCACGATTCTTCATTTCGATGCAAGGAccagaaagatagaagaaaaatcAACCGCA AACCGTTTCCTTTCCAAGAAATCTCTGGATGACAAAGCTGTTCACAcgccaa GACCCGGTCCTGGATCCCTGTATACCCGGTGGGGTAGAACAAAATGTCCACGTAATTCCAGTCTGGTATACGATG gtgtggTTGGTGGAACAGCGTGGAACGAAACAGGCggcggaagtaatctcttatGTCTACCTAACGACCCCATTTTGGCCAATTACACTGGACCTGTTAAAAATGGGGGTCACATGTATGGCAGTGAATATCAAACATCAAATTCCTATGCGAAAAAGCACTTTTCTTTAGCTAACGCTGAATCACTTTTTAATCACAACGTTCTGTgtgctgtctgtttgacacgacaacctgctgttgttatgatgttaccagccaggacaaagtgttacgctggttggacagctgagtattcaGGTTATTTGATGACCGAGGGTTATAGTCATAAAGgcagacatgaatatgtgtgtgtggactatgcaccagaagctgatccagcggGTTACAGAAACGAAAATGGAGCTTTATTATATTTGGTGGAGGGAatttgtggttcattgccatgtccaccgtatgtctaTGGTCGCGCattaacctgcgttgtgtgcagtaaatattga